One window of the Leucobacter komagatae genome contains the following:
- a CDS encoding class I SAM-dependent methyltransferase, translating into MAREHVRRAYSGRAAEYTELLGGIEHTARADRDYVAAWAKSVDGPIVDVGCGPGQWTHFLAELGSDIVGIDPVPAFIAEARARYGASRFRAGDAETLGVSDGSLVGVLAWYSLIHEEPSSIGAAFTSIARALKPGGTVLLGFFDGDARTPFSHAVATAYFWSEEALGEELEKAGLRVREAVRRQDPGARPHGALIAQKVGLD; encoded by the coding sequence ATGGCGAGGGAACACGTGCGCAGGGCATACTCTGGGCGCGCGGCAGAGTACACCGAGCTGTTGGGCGGTATCGAGCACACCGCTCGGGCAGATCGAGACTACGTTGCCGCTTGGGCGAAGTCCGTTGATGGCCCGATTGTCGACGTCGGCTGCGGGCCGGGGCAGTGGACACACTTCCTCGCCGAGCTCGGTTCGGACATTGTCGGGATCGACCCGGTTCCCGCGTTCATCGCGGAAGCGCGCGCACGCTATGGCGCTTCGCGTTTTCGCGCGGGAGATGCCGAAACCCTAGGAGTGAGCGACGGGAGTCTTGTGGGCGTCTTGGCCTGGTACTCGCTCATTCACGAGGAACCGTCGTCGATCGGTGCGGCCTTTACCTCGATCGCGAGAGCCCTCAAGCCCGGTGGAACCGTGCTGCTGGGTTTCTTCGACGGTGACGCAAGGACGCCGTTCTCGCACGCCGTGGCTACTGCCTACTTTTGGTCAGAGGAGGCCCTCGGGGAGGAACTCGAGAAAGCCGGGCTCCGTGTGCGCGAAGCGGTTCGTAGGCAGGATCCCGGAGCAAGACCGCACGGCGCCTTGATCGCGCAAAAAGTCGGCCTCGACTAG
- a CDS encoding GNAT family N-acetyltransferase, which translates to MTVRLVPLPRHDFPAWLSASQTEYEADLIATGATPEAAASQAAHSLASAFPEGQPSLTNAVFNIVDETDTAVGYLWVGRDNSDDPTAWWIWDIVVDPAFRGRGLGREGMRLAEEYARSQGAATLGLNVFGFNTTARGLYESLGYETTSVKMRKQLSSGGEPEPLENGPQG; encoded by the coding sequence ATGACTGTCCGACTGGTTCCGCTCCCTCGGCATGACTTCCCGGCCTGGCTGAGTGCCTCGCAGACCGAGTATGAGGCAGACCTCATCGCCACAGGGGCGACACCAGAGGCCGCAGCAAGTCAGGCCGCGCACAGTCTCGCGTCCGCGTTCCCGGAGGGTCAGCCGTCGCTCACCAACGCGGTATTCAACATCGTCGACGAGACAGACACGGCTGTCGGCTACCTGTGGGTGGGCCGCGACAATTCTGACGATCCGACCGCCTGGTGGATCTGGGACATCGTCGTCGACCCGGCCTTCCGTGGCCGTGGGCTCGGGCGCGAGGGCATGCGGTTGGCAGAAGAGTATGCACGCTCGCAGGGCGCCGCGACGCTCGGGCTCAACGTCTTCGGGTTCAACACGACCGCCAGGGGTCTCTACGAGTCCCTCGGGTACGAAACGACGAGCGTCAAGATGCGCAAGCAGCTCTCAAGCGGCGGCGAACCAGAGCCGCTGGAGAACGGACCCCAGGGCTAG
- a CDS encoding NAD(P)/FAD-dependent oxidoreductase: MTTSESRSAAPGQSPIIVVGAGIVGAVAAHSLAQAGHEVVVLDAGRPGRGTTAASFAWVGAAKSPAGSQRSPLRSQARADFATLLAELPSAGSTVGHRAYGAISWEETDSLTREFVAAHVAAGNPMRLITGAEARELEPTLRDAPEVVAYAPDDAGVDPVALTEALLDSARMRGAEVRPETAVTGLVVEHGRVTGVTTADGRLTGAGVVLAAGTGSAALAAAAGVSIDLAPAPCALLRFSTRRPIVRGIVSTPELEIRQLNDTTLLAAEDVPPGFTGDPALLAAPALAAIRASFDDAGDIRLDGAVIADRPMPSAGEPLVGPAPELPGLYLAVAHPAIILSGAIGRRIAEDHARLLPFA; encoded by the coding sequence GTGACCACCAGCGAGAGCCGCAGCGCAGCACCCGGCCAGAGCCCCATCATCGTCGTCGGGGCGGGAATCGTCGGCGCCGTCGCTGCGCACAGCCTCGCGCAGGCGGGCCACGAAGTCGTCGTCCTCGACGCCGGTCGGCCCGGTCGCGGCACGACGGCAGCATCGTTTGCGTGGGTCGGTGCCGCTAAGAGCCCCGCAGGCTCACAACGGTCACCGCTCCGCTCCCAGGCACGCGCCGACTTCGCCACCCTGCTCGCCGAACTCCCCAGCGCTGGGAGCACCGTCGGCCACCGCGCATACGGGGCGATCTCGTGGGAGGAGACCGACTCGCTCACGCGCGAGTTCGTCGCCGCACACGTGGCCGCGGGGAACCCCATGCGCCTCATCACAGGAGCAGAAGCGCGCGAGCTTGAGCCGACGCTGCGCGACGCACCGGAGGTCGTCGCGTACGCTCCCGACGACGCGGGGGTGGATCCGGTCGCCCTCACCGAGGCACTGCTCGACAGCGCCCGGATGCGCGGTGCAGAGGTCCGACCTGAGACCGCCGTCACTGGACTCGTCGTAGAGCACGGCCGCGTCACTGGCGTCACAACAGCCGACGGTCGACTCACCGGTGCAGGCGTCGTGCTCGCCGCGGGCACTGGTTCCGCCGCGCTCGCCGCAGCGGCCGGCGTCAGCATCGACCTCGCTCCGGCGCCGTGCGCTCTGCTCCGGTTCTCCACCCGACGGCCGATCGTCCGGGGAATTGTGTCGACGCCGGAACTCGAGATCCGGCAGCTCAATGACACGACGCTCCTCGCTGCGGAGGATGTGCCGCCAGGGTTCACCGGCGATCCTGCGCTGCTTGCAGCCCCCGCGCTCGCGGCGATCCGCGCGAGCTTTGACGATGCCGGCGACATCCGGCTCGACGGGGCGGTGATCGCGGATCGCCCGATGCCCAGCGCCGGTGAGCCGCTCGTCGGCCCCGCCCCGGAGCTGCCTGGCTTGTATCTCGCGGTCGCGCACCCCGCGATCATTCTTTCGGGGGCGATCGGGCGGCGGATCGCTGAGGATCACGCGCGACTGCTTCCGTTCGCATAA
- a CDS encoding GNAT family N-acetyltransferase, whose amino-acid sequence MVEPASSHIREYTEADADATLAIFTAAVMETAAADYSPEQLWVWARPGERDRTGWHGAMSGRDSFVAVAGAKVVGFSDVSSSGFIDMLFVDPAWGGRGVARALLAEAEGRARATGAGELAADVSITARPVFERLGFEAERPQEVVRDGVALTNFRMRKTL is encoded by the coding sequence ATGGTTGAACCGGCTTCCTCGCACATACGTGAGTACACCGAGGCCGACGCAGACGCGACCCTCGCGATCTTCACCGCTGCAGTCATGGAGACTGCGGCAGCAGACTACTCGCCAGAGCAACTTTGGGTGTGGGCGAGGCCTGGAGAGCGCGACCGCACGGGCTGGCACGGTGCCATGTCGGGCCGCGATAGCTTCGTCGCGGTCGCGGGAGCGAAGGTCGTGGGTTTCTCGGATGTGAGCAGCAGTGGCTTCATCGACATGCTGTTCGTTGACCCGGCGTGGGGCGGACGCGGAGTCGCCCGTGCGCTGCTCGCTGAGGCCGAGGGTCGGGCCCGTGCCACGGGAGCGGGCGAACTTGCTGCCGACGTGAGCATCACAGCAAGGCCGGTGTTCGAACGCCTCGGCTTCGAAGCGGAGCGCCCTCAGGAGGTCGTGCGCGACGGCGTTGCGCTCACAAACTTCCGGATGCGTAAGACGCTCTGA
- a CDS encoding GNAT family N-acetyltransferase has translation MQITPTMRRATIDDAAAVLQLFDGAIAWFAEIGNTEQWGTEPWSTQERQIARVEEACALPEAWVAVDGSGAVCGFIALGDAMPYVPAAPHPELYVRVLIASRDPRVRGVGRALMTLADERAREMGITELRLDCFGGGTGALVRYYESCGYERTSTFDEGGWPGQVLARSLAR, from the coding sequence ATGCAGATCACCCCAACAATGAGACGGGCAACGATCGATGATGCCGCCGCGGTACTCCAACTGTTCGACGGCGCAATCGCCTGGTTTGCTGAGATTGGCAATACCGAGCAGTGGGGCACTGAACCGTGGTCAACGCAGGAGCGACAGATCGCCCGCGTCGAGGAGGCCTGCGCCCTTCCCGAGGCATGGGTGGCGGTTGATGGCTCAGGCGCAGTCTGTGGATTTATTGCGCTCGGGGACGCAATGCCGTACGTACCTGCCGCGCCGCACCCAGAACTGTACGTGCGCGTGCTCATCGCATCGCGCGACCCTCGGGTCAGGGGCGTTGGCCGCGCGCTGATGACGCTCGCCGACGAGCGTGCACGTGAGATGGGTATCACCGAGCTCCGCCTGGACTGCTTCGGCGGCGGGACTGGCGCGCTCGTGAGGTATTACGAGTCGTGCGGGTACGAGCGCACCAGCACCTTTGACGAGGGAGGTTGGCCGGGGCAAGTGCTCGCACGGTCTCTCGCGCGCTGA
- a CDS encoding GNAT family N-acetyltransferase — MSHRANSTTKNEPAAGSAELGPLSERVSAPVEPVIPGSEHGLVWRELRQTDLDALLEFERAVDASDDPEATTDLADLEERFDTPGFDPGTDSLIAVNAQGAVVAYGEAFLEATGEAIVTVHVNGRVHPEWRRRGLGTRLLRWQEARGRQQLAASKLRLPAMLSTLVGEQADGQRALFEAEGFVPARWWIEMERPLDGLGPEAPLAAGLRVEPYTARWSEQARLVINDAFRDHWGSQPTLRGEWEDAQQSEDFRASWSAVAIATLENGEDELVGAITVEGDEDEWEACGYRFGNVDELGVTRDWRGRGVASALLGHSMRAMRGAGMDRATLDVDSDSPTGAHALYARLGFAETGRSVTYAKTF, encoded by the coding sequence ATGAGCCACCGAGCTAACTCGACAACGAAGAACGAACCCGCCGCAGGCTCAGCGGAGCTCGGCCCGCTCTCGGAGCGCGTGAGTGCGCCGGTCGAGCCCGTTATCCCCGGCTCAGAGCACGGCCTCGTCTGGCGCGAGCTGCGACAGACCGACCTCGACGCGCTACTCGAATTCGAGCGGGCGGTCGACGCGTCCGACGACCCCGAGGCCACCACCGACCTCGCAGACCTCGAAGAACGCTTCGATACGCCGGGGTTCGACCCTGGTACGGACAGTTTGATCGCCGTGAATGCTCAGGGCGCGGTCGTCGCGTATGGCGAGGCGTTCCTCGAAGCCACTGGGGAGGCAATTGTCACCGTGCACGTGAATGGGCGAGTGCACCCGGAGTGGCGCCGCCGGGGCCTCGGAACGAGACTGCTGCGCTGGCAGGAAGCACGGGGCCGGCAGCAGCTCGCGGCTTCCAAGCTGCGGCTCCCGGCGATGCTCAGCACGCTCGTTGGAGAGCAGGCCGACGGTCAGCGCGCGTTGTTCGAAGCGGAGGGATTCGTTCCCGCGCGCTGGTGGATCGAGATGGAACGCCCCCTTGACGGGCTGGGGCCCGAGGCGCCGCTTGCGGCCGGACTGAGGGTTGAGCCCTACACCGCACGATGGTCGGAGCAGGCGCGCCTGGTGATCAACGATGCGTTTCGCGATCACTGGGGGAGCCAGCCCACGTTACGCGGAGAGTGGGAGGACGCTCAGCAATCGGAAGACTTCCGTGCGAGCTGGAGCGCGGTGGCAATCGCGACCCTCGAGAATGGCGAAGACGAACTTGTGGGGGCGATCACGGTCGAAGGTGACGAAGACGAGTGGGAGGCCTGCGGATACCGCTTCGGCAACGTTGATGAGCTCGGGGTAACGCGTGACTGGCGCGGTCGGGGCGTCGCGAGCGCGCTCCTTGGACACTCTATGCGGGCGATGCGTGGTGCAGGCATGGATCGGGCAACACTTGACGTCGACAGCGATAGCCCCACCGGCGCACACGCGCTTTATGCCCGACTCGGGTTCGCCGAGACCGGGCGTTCGGTGACCTACGCCAAGACCTTCTGA